The stretch of DNA ACAACATTTCGTGGGGCACGCCGTATGATCCGCAGTCGTTCATCGGCAGCATGGTGCGGACCGTGTACGGTGACTACGCCGCGCAACTGGGGCTGCCGCAGAAGAAGCAGATTGACCAGACCGTGCACGACATTCTTGTGAGCGTTGATGAGGAAAAGCGCAGGGAAATGTTCTCCTGGCTGCTGACCACGCTGCATGACGAAGCTGTGTACATTCCTCTGACCTATCAGAGAAACCGGGCCGTGTTCACCAAGGACCTGAAGGGAGTTACGTTTAATCCCTCGCAGTTTGAAGTGCCGCTTGAGAAGATGTCCTTTTAGGTTTGCGCGGCATGAGACGGTATATCATTCGACGTGTTCTTGCCTCGGTGCCGATGCTTGTCGGGGTAACGTTTCTGGCGTTTGTCCTTATATCCATTATCCCGGCGGACCCGGCGGAAGTGGCTCTGCGTGTCAATGAGATTATCCCTACTCCAGAGCTTATCGAGGTCCAGCGCAAGGCGCTGGGCCTCGACAGGCCCTTTCTGGAACGGTACGCGGTGTGGCTGTATAAAGCGGTGCAGCTTGATCTGGGATTCTCGTACACCAACCACCACAGGGCAGTGGCAGAGGAGATTGCCAGATGCCTGCCCGCAACCCTGACCCTTGCGGCGGCCTCATTGTTGTTTACGCTTATCATAAGCCTGCCGCTGGCGGTGCTGAGCGCTGTGTGGCGGGGCAGCATTTTTGATACCGTGGTGCGCGCTGTGGTGTTTTTCGGCACGGCCATGCCCAACTACTGGGCGGCGTTTATCCTTATATGGGTTTTCGGGATCCATTTCGACCTGCTGCCCACAGGCGGCAAGGCGGGGTGGCAGTCGTACCTGCTGCCGGCGTTCACGCTGTCGCTGACGTATATTTCCACCTATGTGCGGCTGGTGCGCAGCACCATGCTCCAGACCATGCAGGAGGCGTTTGTGCTGTATGCACGGGCGCGGGGGCTTTCGCGCCGCAGGATTATTCTGCGGCATGTGTTCAAGAATTCGTTGCAGTCCAGCATTACGGCGCTGGGGATGAGTATTCCCCAGCTCATTGCAGGCACCGTGGTGGTGGAGAGCATCTTCGCATGGCCCGGCATTGGCAGGCTGTGCATATCGGCCATCTTCAACCGGGATTACCCCATTATTCAGGCCTATGTTTTGATGATGGGAGTGCTGTTCATTATGTTCAATCTTATCGTGGACATAATCAATGCGTGGATTGACCCCAGACAGCGGGCGGAGGGCTAGATGTGGCGTAGGCTTATGAGGGACAGGGTGGCCGTGGCGTGCCTGGGCATCATCGGCGCGACACTGCTGCTGGGGATCTTCGCGCCGCTTGTTGCCCCCAACGACCCGCTGGAGGCCAATATCATGGCCAAGTTCAGGGGGATGTCGTGGGACTACCCGCTGGGAACGGACCAGCAGGGCAGGTGCGTGCTTTCCCGCCTTATTTACGGAGTGCGGCCCACCATTCTGCTTTCGCTGCTGACGATGGGGGGCACCATTGCCCTGGGCGGTTTTTTGGGAGTGGTGTCCGGGTATTTTCGCGGCGCAGTGGATGAGATCATCATGCGTGCCTGCGATGTGATGCTCTCGTTTCCCAGTCAGGTAATGATTCTTGCCGTTGTGGGCATGCTGGGGGTGGGCATTGAAAATGTGATTATTGCCAACATACTCATCAAGTGGGCGTGGTACGCGCGGATGATACGCGGTTCCGTGCTTCAGCACAGCGAGAAAGGGTTTGTGATCTTTTCACGCACAACGGGAGCGGGAACCGGGTTCATACTGTGGCGGCATATTGTGCCTTCTGTGCTGCCGGAGATTATTGTGCTTGCATCGCTGGATGCCGGGTGGGTTATCATCAATATTTCCACCCTCTCCTTTCTGGGGCTTGGTGTACAGGCTCCCGCACCGGAATGGGGTGCCATGCTGAACGAGGCGCGCCACGTTATGGTTTCATACCCGCAGCAGATGCTGGCCCCCGGCTTGGCGGTGCTGACCTTGGTGGCATGTTTTAACCTGCTGGGCGACAGCCTGCGCGGTGCGCTTGAAGTGCGGGGAAGATAAGCATGAGCAAGACGACAAGCATGAGCACGATAATTGGGCCGGAAGACGCCAGCCCGGGGGCGGTGCTGCGTGACGATGGCGCGGCACTGCTGACTGTGGATGAGCTTTGCGTGGACTATGTGGGCGGCAGAGTGCCGCAGAAGCTGATTGAGGGGATATCTTTTCCGCTGCGGCAGGGGGAATGCCTGGGCATTCTGGGAGAGAGCGGCAGCGGCAAGAGCATTACATGCAAAGCGCTGATGGGACTGCTGGACAACGACTTTTTGGTGCGGGGGGCTGTGCGTCTGAAGGGAGAGGGATTGCCGCTTCAGGACGAGCGGGTCATGCGGCCCAAACGCGGCAGGCAGATAGCCATTATCATGCAAAATCCGCTTTCTGCCTTCAATCCCCTTTTCACCATAGGCGAGCAGCTGGAGGAAACGTTCCGGACCCATCTGGGCGGTTCGGTGCGGGCGGGAGTTCTGGCGGCGGATACGCTGGACCGCATGCTCATAAAGGAGCCGCAGCGGGTGTTGCGTTGTTTTCCGTACCAGTTGAGCGGGGGCATGCTCCAGCGTGTGATGATAGGGCTGACCTTGGCCCTTCAGCCTGCGTTGATCCTTGCTGACGAGCCGACAACGGCTCTGGACAGCGTGACGCAGCATGAGGTGATGCGGGAATTTGTGCGCCTGCGTCAGCAGAGCAACGGTGCCATGATTTTTGTTTCGCATGATCTCGGTGCCCTGCGGATGGTGGCTGATGCCGTGCTGGTTATGTGTCAGGGCAGGGCTGTGGAATATGGTCCCGCAGAGACTGTTTTTAACAATCCCCGCCATGAGCACACCCGGTATCTTATTGAGACGCGCAGGGAGCTTACCGGACGCTTTGCGAGGCTTGTGGGCGCGGCGGGTGCGGGACATGCTTTGGCCTGTGTGAGTGAGGATGCCCATGTTGCAGGTTGAGAATATCCATTTGAGCTTCAGGCAGAGGGATGGCCTGTTTTCCCGTTCCCGCAAGCAGGTGCTCAAGGGGGTCTCCCTTTCTATGGAAAACGGGGAGTGCCTTGGGCTTATAGGTGAAAGCGGCAGCGGCAAGAGCACGCTGGGCAGGGTTATTACCGGAACAGCACGGCCGGACCGGGGAACTGTGCGGCTTATGGAGCAGGATATTTACGCCGGAACCGGGTTTGCAAAAAGCACCGGGCTGGGTGGTAGGGTAAGTATTGTATTCCAGGACTACAACGCCTCGGTGAATCCGTACTTCTCTGTCAGGGACATTCTGGAAGAGCCGCTGCGGGGGCTTGGAGGCGGTTCCGTGGAAGAGATTCCGGCTCTTGCCGGGAGAGGAAACAGGCGGACGGCCTATCTGGAGCAGTTGCTGGAGCAGGTGCGGTTGCCTGCTTCCTATCTTGCACGGCAGCCGCACGAACTGAGCGGGGGCGAGTTACAGCGCGTGTGCATAGCGCGTGCACTGGCGGCACGGCCACCGCTGATACTGCTGGACGAGGCGGTCAGCTCGCTTGATGTTTCCGTGCAGTATCAGGTGTTGCAGTTGCTCAAGGCGCTTAAGGAGGAGCGGAACCTCTCGTATCTTTTTATCTCCCATGATCTTACTGCGGTGACCTACCTGTGTGACAGGATACTCTTTTTTAATGACGGGGCCATTGTTGAACAGGTGGACGACCTTGAAGAGCTGCCCCGCGTGCGCAGCGGCTACGCGCGGCAATTGCTGGAGGCTGTTCTGGTCTGACGGCACTGTTGTGGTGCGGGACTCTGTTTCTTAACTGCACCGTGCAGTCGATGCGTGTTTGCTTGTGGGCGTATCTGCCCGGACTACTTATTCATCTGGTATGAAAACCCTTGAACTGCCGGAGGCCGCGGTTGGAAGCGGTTCATTCCGTGCGCCCGATGTATGGAGCCATCATGACACACAGGGAATATATGGGAATTGCCGTTCCCTTTGTTATTGCCACCATTACCACGCCGCTGCTCGGTGCGGTGGATACCGCCGTGATGGGGCGGCTTCCCGACCCTGCGTATATCGGAGGGGTTGCGGTGGGCGTGGTTATTCTGAACACCATGTACTGGTTGCTCGGTTTTTTGCGTGTGAGCACCACAGGATTTTCATCGCAGGCGCACGGGGCAGGAGACATTGGGCTGGGAATGTGGGCGCTGGTACGGCCCCTTGGCATTGCCTTGTGCATAGGTTGCGCGTTCATTCTTCTGCAACAGCCTGTACTGCACGCCGCCCTGCTTTTCCTGGACCCTGCCCCCGATGCGCGGGCACATGCGGAAGCATACTTTACCATTGTGATATGGGGTGCTCCGTGTGTGCTGATGAATTATGTGCTGCTTGGCTGGCTGATGGGGCAGATGCGGCTTAGGGCATCGCTTTTTTTGCAGGTGAGCACCAACGCCGTTAACATTGTCCTGTCGATATGGTTCGTCATGGGGCTTTCGTGGGGAGTGGAAGGCGTTGCGGCAAGCACGCTCATCGCGCAGGGGGCGGGAGTGGGACTGGGCTTTTATCTGGTGGCGCGGTATGCGCGCTTTTCATGGCGAAGCATTGTGTGGCGGGATTTCTTTGACTCCGAGGCCATGCGGAAGATAGTTTCGGTGAACCGAGACCTTGTTATCCGTACCATCTGTCTGCTTGCAGTCACAAACATGTTTGTGGCCAAGGGGGGAAGCTTCGGTAAGGAGATATTGGCCGGAAACGCGGTATTGTTGCAGATTCAGTATCTTATGGCGTATTTTTTTGACGGGCTTGCAAATGCCTCCAGCGTGGTGGCGGGCAGGGCTTCGGGAGCGGAAGACAGGGTGCTTCTGCGCAGGGCTGTTTCGCTTTCTGCCCAGTGGTGCCTGTTTGGGACACTGCTTGTCTCTTGTGCCTATCTGGCTACGTATGACATGGTGTTCCGGCTGTTTACCTCCATTCCGGAGGTACTGGCATTTGGCAGTGAGTTCGGGCTGTGGATGGTTGTTTTTCCCGTATGCGGCAGTGTGGGGCTTGTGTTTTACGGCCTGTTCTCAGGTGCAACGCTCACGGCCCCCATCCGCAACTCCATGCTTTTTTCACTTGCCGCGTATAGCTTAGCGCAGTACGGGCTGACGCCGGTTTTGGGCAACCATGGCCTGATACTGGCGTTTCTTGTCTTCAGCCTGAGCAGGTCGCTCTTTCTGCTGCCTTATCTTCCCCGGCTGCTGCGCAGCGTGTAGCCGGAAGGCCGTGTGGCGGAAACACAAAACGGGTTATGTCGTGTGACATAACCCGTTTTGTGTTTCTGTGGCGTCCCCAAGGGGATTTGAACCCCTGTCGCCTGCGTGAAAGGCAGGTGTCCTGGGCCAGGCTAGACGATGGGGACGCTTGATGGCTGGGCTGCAAGGACTTGAACCTTGATTGACGGAGTCAGAATCCGGTGTCCTGCCAATTGAACGACAGCCCAGTGTGCGAGGGAAGTAACTAAAGAAACTCGCTCTCCTTGTCAACGGATTTTCATGAAAAGTGGAAAATCCGTTTTTTGCAGTGCAAGCGGCGGCCTGTGTGCGCCCGGTGATACGGGAGGCCAAGCTGATGCGCTGTTCATTCCACCGGTTGCAGGCGGCCCTGCCTGACCGTGCGGATGGTATCTGCAACGGAGGCGAGCCATTCCCTGTCGTGCGAAACGACGACCAGTGTGGTTCCGCTGGTATTGCGGATGTGCAGGGTGGCTTCGCGGATGCGGTCTGTGGATTCTTCGTCCAGTGACGAGGTGGGTTCATCCAGCAGCAGCGCGCGGGGAGACAGGGCGATGCGCGCCGCCAGTGCCACCCGCTGGGCTTCTCCGCCGGAGAGTTCGAACCACTGGCGTTTGCAGAATTCCGCAGGCGCAAGTCCCACGGTTTCCAGCGCGGAGGCCACGCGTGCGGCGATGTTTTGTTCTTTGCGTACCTTGAGGCCGTAGGCCACGTTTTCTTCCACACTGCGTTGGAGCAGGTAGGGTTCCTGCGTGAGCAGCGTGGCCTTGCGGCGCAATGTGGTGATCTGGCCCGAGGAAAGGCCGCGCGGGTCTACGTCTGTGCCCGCGAAATGGATGCTGCCCGCATGGGGTGGTTCCAGAAAGGCCAGAAGCCGCATGAGCGTGGACTTGCCGCCGCCGTTGGGGCCGACGATGCCGACGATGCTGCCCGTTTCTATGACGAAGCTATCCACGGTAAGCACGGGGCGTCCGTTATACTGCTGGCGGATG from Desulfovibrio psychrotolerans encodes:
- a CDS encoding MATE family efflux transporter, with translation MTHREYMGIAVPFVIATITTPLLGAVDTAVMGRLPDPAYIGGVAVGVVILNTMYWLLGFLRVSTTGFSSQAHGAGDIGLGMWALVRPLGIALCIGCAFILLQQPVLHAALLFLDPAPDARAHAEAYFTIVIWGAPCVLMNYVLLGWLMGQMRLRASLFLQVSTNAVNIVLSIWFVMGLSWGVEGVAASTLIAQGAGVGLGFYLVARYARFSWRSIVWRDFFDSEAMRKIVSVNRDLVIRTICLLAVTNMFVAKGGSFGKEILAGNAVLLQIQYLMAYFFDGLANASSVVAGRASGAEDRVLLRRAVSLSAQWCLFGTLLVSCAYLATYDMVFRLFTSIPEVLAFGSEFGLWMVVFPVCGSVGLVFYGLFSGATLTAPIRNSMLFSLAAYSLAQYGLTPVLGNHGLILAFLVFSLSRSLFLLPYLPRLLRSV
- the opp1C gene encoding nickel/cobalt ABC transporter permease; this encodes MWRRLMRDRVAVACLGIIGATLLLGIFAPLVAPNDPLEANIMAKFRGMSWDYPLGTDQQGRCVLSRLIYGVRPTILLSLLTMGGTIALGGFLGVVSGYFRGAVDEIIMRACDVMLSFPSQVMILAVVGMLGVGIENVIIANILIKWAWYARMIRGSVLQHSEKGFVIFSRTTGAGTGFILWRHIVPSVLPEIIVLASLDAGWVIINISTLSFLGLGVQAPAPEWGAMLNEARHVMVSYPQQMLAPGLAVLTLVACFNLLGDSLRGALEVRGR
- a CDS encoding ABC transporter ATP-binding protein, translating into MNALYTLHNIRQQYNGRPVLTVDSFVIETGSIVGIVGPNGGGKSTLMRLLAFLEPPHAGSIHFAGTDVDPRGLSSGQITTLRRKATLLTQEPYLLQRSVEENVAYGLKVRKEQNIAARVASALETVGLAPAEFCKRQWFELSGGEAQRVALAARIALSPRALLLDEPTSSLDEESTDRIREATLHIRNTSGTTLVVVSHDREWLASVADTIRTVRQGRLQPVE
- the opp1B gene encoding nickel/cobalt ABC transporter permease, whose product is MRRYIIRRVLASVPMLVGVTFLAFVLISIIPADPAEVALRVNEIIPTPELIEVQRKALGLDRPFLERYAVWLYKAVQLDLGFSYTNHHRAVAEEIARCLPATLTLAAASLLFTLIISLPLAVLSAVWRGSIFDTVVRAVVFFGTAMPNYWAAFILIWVFGIHFDLLPTGGKAGWQSYLLPAFTLSLTYISTYVRLVRSTMLQTMQEAFVLYARARGLSRRRIILRHVFKNSLQSSITALGMSIPQLIAGTVVVESIFAWPGIGRLCISAIFNRDYPIIQAYVLMMGVLFIMFNLIVDIINAWIDPRQRAEG
- a CDS encoding ABC transporter ATP-binding protein, which gives rise to MSKTTSMSTIIGPEDASPGAVLRDDGAALLTVDELCVDYVGGRVPQKLIEGISFPLRQGECLGILGESGSGKSITCKALMGLLDNDFLVRGAVRLKGEGLPLQDERVMRPKRGRQIAIIMQNPLSAFNPLFTIGEQLEETFRTHLGGSVRAGVLAADTLDRMLIKEPQRVLRCFPYQLSGGMLQRVMIGLTLALQPALILADEPTTALDSVTQHEVMREFVRLRQQSNGAMIFVSHDLGALRMVADAVLVMCQGRAVEYGPAETVFNNPRHEHTRYLIETRRELTGRFARLVGAAGAGHALACVSEDAHVAG
- a CDS encoding ABC transporter ATP-binding protein, with product MLQVENIHLSFRQRDGLFSRSRKQVLKGVSLSMENGECLGLIGESGSGKSTLGRVITGTARPDRGTVRLMEQDIYAGTGFAKSTGLGGRVSIVFQDYNASVNPYFSVRDILEEPLRGLGGGSVEEIPALAGRGNRRTAYLEQLLEQVRLPASYLARQPHELSGGELQRVCIARALAARPPLILLDEAVSSLDVSVQYQVLQLLKALKEERNLSYLFISHDLTAVTYLCDRILFFNDGAIVEQVDDLEELPRVRSGYARQLLEAVLV